The following proteins come from a genomic window of Candidatus Hydrogenedentota bacterium:
- a CDS encoding ThuA domain-containing protein: MRAAIVLVLACAVSSAFGLPALASEGAAQEETLRVVVVTGGHSYDKEAFEGFFKGIEGIEFVFQEQKDHSELFEDVSGWDYDVIVFYSMTQNISEKRQQNLISLLDEGVGVVALHHIISGFNKWPEFQKIIGARYLLEPVEQDGKQLPGSTYQHDVEIDVKVADPLHPVTKGVAGFKTVDETYKGCLFEPDNHVLLTTDNPASDKSVGWVRTYKNARVCTIQLGHGPSIFADPQFKKLVVQAVKWTAKKTG, from the coding sequence ATGAGAGCCGCTATCGTTTTGGTGTTGGCCTGCGCCGTTTCGTCGGCATTCGGCCTTCCGGCACTGGCGAGCGAAGGAGCCGCCCAAGAAGAGACGCTCCGGGTGGTAGTGGTCACTGGCGGTCACAGCTACGATAAGGAAGCGTTCGAAGGGTTTTTCAAAGGAATCGAGGGCATCGAATTCGTTTTTCAGGAACAAAAGGACCACAGCGAACTCTTCGAAGACGTTTCCGGCTGGGACTACGACGTCATCGTGTTCTACTCGATGACCCAGAACATCTCCGAGAAACGGCAGCAGAACCTCATTTCACTTCTCGACGAGGGCGTGGGCGTAGTCGCCCTGCATCACATCATTTCCGGGTTCAACAAATGGCCCGAGTTTCAGAAGATCATTGGCGCGCGCTACCTGCTCGAACCCGTCGAGCAGGATGGCAAGCAGCTCCCGGGCTCGACCTACCAGCACGATGTCGAGATCGACGTCAAGGTGGCGGACCCCCTGCACCCGGTGACCAAGGGCGTCGCGGGCTTCAAGACGGTTGACGAAACGTACAAGGGCTGTCTGTTCGAACCCGACAACCACGTCTTGCTCACCACAGACAATCCTGCCAGCGACAAGAGCGTCGGGTGGGTGCGTACCTACAAGAACGCCCGGGTTTGCACCATCCAGCTCGGACACGGGCCGTCCATCTTTGCAGACCCTCAATTCAAGAAGCTCGTGGTGCAGGCGGTGAAATGGACCGCAAAGAAGACCGGCTGA
- the infA gene encoding translation initiation factor IF-1 has translation MQKEECIEVEGEVTECLPNAMFRVKLDNGHIVLAHISGKMRKYFIRILPGDRVKLEMSPYDLTKGRVTYRYK, from the coding sequence ATGCAAAAGGAAGAGTGCATAGAGGTTGAAGGCGAAGTCACGGAATGTTTACCTAACGCGATGTTTCGCGTGAAACTGGATAACGGACACATTGTTCTCGCACACATTTCCGGCAAGATGCGCAAGTATTTCATTCGCATTCTCCCCGGGGACCGCGTCAAACTCGAGATGTCGCCCTACGACCTGACCAAGGGACGCGTCACGTACCGGTACAAGTAA
- a CDS encoding Gfo/Idh/MocA family oxidoreductase: protein MKLALIGAGAWARAQHYPILAEMPDVTLAAVCDLDMSRAQEAADTFKIPRTYQDFRRMLEEVRPHAVYAIMPPHHLFDVAADALQRKCHLFVEKPPGLTAYQTRLLAYHARKSGVLTMAGFQRRHVPLINTLKTEVEAKGPVHTVEVTYIKRQPDPLNYYQGAIDILTCDGVHAVDTLRYLAGSCKGAEVAAVSSSVRAIDAEFANAFHALVTFSNGVTGILNANWACGHRVFAAAMHATGASAYAEPDAGGTLHVDGGSADVHYTPAECAGSEDPLHYLGFYGENRHFIDCIRKGRQPISSFADAAKSMALVEMIHANALGRPARAK from the coding sequence GTGAAGCTCGCCTTGATCGGCGCGGGCGCATGGGCGCGCGCGCAACACTATCCCATACTCGCGGAAATGCCGGACGTGACCCTGGCGGCTGTATGCGACTTGGACATGTCGCGCGCCCAGGAGGCCGCTGACACCTTCAAGATTCCGCGAACGTATCAAGACTTCCGGCGCATGCTCGAGGAGGTGCGTCCCCACGCCGTATATGCGATTATGCCTCCTCATCATCTCTTCGACGTGGCGGCTGACGCGCTTCAACGCAAGTGCCACCTCTTCGTGGAAAAGCCCCCGGGCCTCACCGCGTACCAGACGCGCCTGCTGGCATACCACGCGCGGAAGAGCGGCGTCTTGACCATGGCCGGATTCCAGCGGCGCCACGTGCCGCTGATAAACACCCTCAAGACTGAGGTCGAGGCCAAAGGACCCGTGCATACGGTCGAGGTAACCTATATCAAGCGCCAGCCCGACCCGCTGAACTATTACCAGGGCGCTATCGACATCCTCACGTGCGACGGTGTGCACGCGGTCGATACGCTGCGCTATCTCGCGGGATCCTGCAAGGGTGCCGAGGTGGCCGCCGTCTCGAGTTCGGTCAGAGCCATCGACGCGGAATTCGCCAACGCCTTTCACGCCCTGGTGACCTTCTCAAACGGCGTCACGGGCATCCTCAACGCCAACTGGGCCTGCGGCCACCGCGTGTTCGCGGCCGCCATGCACGCCACTGGCGCCTCCGCCTATGCGGAGCCCGATGCCGGCGGCACGCTGCACGTCGATGGCGGCAGCGCTGACGTGCACTATACCCCGGCTGAATGCGCGGGCTCGGAGGACCCGCTCCACTACCTGGGCTTCTACGGCGAGAACCGCCATTTCATCGACTGCATCAGGAAAGGCCGCCAACCCATCAGCTCATTCGCCGACGCCGCCAAAAGCATGGCCCTGGTGGAAATGATCCACGCGAACGCGTTGGGAAGGCCGGCACGCGCCAAGTGA
- the uvrB gene encoding excinuclease ABC subunit UvrB, whose product MDRFKLVTEFTPQGDQPPAIRELARNLREAVPHQVLLGVTGSGKTFTVANVVAEVNRPTLVIAPNKILAAQLYGEFKDLFPENAIEYFVSYYDYYQPEAYVPATDTYIEKESSINDEIDKMRHSATRALLTRRDVLIVASVSCIYGIGSPETYGALRVELAPGDVISREDLLAGLVAMQYTRNDVDFHRGAFRVRGDIIDIFPAYEDATAVRVELFGDEIEGLYEIDPLRGAVNRRLRRMAIFPGSHYATTADTMKRALEGIEHELVERLKELESEGKLLEAQRLEQRTRFDIEMLAEIGYCSGIENYSRHLDGRMPGEPPYTLLNYFPQDSIVVIDESHITVPQIDGMYKGDRSRKDKLVEYGFRLPSARDNRPLKFHEFWKKVNQCIFVSATPGSYELEQSGGLIIEQVVRPTGLVDPAVEVRPAADQVDDLLDEIRKVVAGSERVLVTTLTKRMAEDLTAYLADLQVRVRYMHSDVETLERIEIVRALRSGEFDVLVGINLLREGLDIPEVSLVAVLDADKEGYLRSERSLIQTCGRAARNINGRVIMYADTMTGSMERAINEMSRRRELQNAYNKKHKITPRSIKKSITQVMASIYERDYVTVPKAAEEPELYMPSFDIHKTIRDLRKRMKLAADNMEFEKAAEFRDRLLVLEKRQIEEGL is encoded by the coding sequence ATGGACCGTTTCAAGCTCGTTACCGAGTTTACGCCGCAAGGCGATCAGCCGCCTGCGATCCGTGAACTGGCACGGAACCTTCGCGAGGCTGTTCCGCACCAGGTTCTGCTTGGCGTTACCGGTTCCGGGAAGACATTCACGGTCGCAAACGTCGTGGCCGAGGTCAACCGGCCCACCCTTGTCATCGCGCCGAACAAGATCCTCGCGGCGCAGCTCTACGGCGAGTTCAAAGACCTGTTTCCCGAAAACGCCATCGAGTATTTCGTGAGCTACTACGACTACTACCAGCCTGAGGCCTATGTTCCCGCCACGGACACGTACATCGAGAAAGAGTCCTCGATAAACGACGAGATCGACAAGATGCGCCATTCGGCGACCCGGGCGCTCTTGACGCGGCGAGACGTGCTCATCGTGGCCAGTGTTTCGTGCATCTACGGCATCGGCTCGCCGGAGACGTATGGGGCGCTTCGTGTCGAACTGGCGCCGGGCGATGTCATTTCGCGCGAGGACCTGCTGGCCGGGCTGGTGGCGATGCAGTACACGCGCAATGACGTCGATTTCCATCGTGGCGCCTTCCGCGTACGGGGCGACATCATCGACATTTTCCCCGCGTACGAGGACGCGACGGCGGTACGGGTGGAGTTGTTCGGCGACGAAATCGAGGGGCTGTACGAAATCGATCCGCTGCGAGGGGCGGTCAACCGGCGTCTGCGGCGCATGGCGATCTTTCCGGGCTCGCACTACGCAACGACTGCCGACACCATGAAGAGGGCTCTCGAGGGCATCGAGCACGAGCTCGTCGAGCGCCTGAAAGAGCTTGAGAGCGAAGGCAAGCTCCTCGAAGCGCAACGGCTCGAACAGCGCACCCGGTTCGATATCGAGATGTTGGCCGAGATCGGCTATTGCAGCGGTATCGAGAACTATTCGCGCCACCTGGACGGCCGCATGCCGGGCGAACCGCCCTACACGCTCCTGAACTATTTTCCGCAAGACAGCATCGTGGTTATCGACGAGAGCCATATCACCGTGCCGCAAATCGACGGGATGTACAAGGGCGACCGGTCGCGAAAAGACAAGCTGGTCGAGTACGGATTTCGGCTGCCGTCCGCGCGCGACAACCGCCCGCTCAAGTTCCACGAGTTCTGGAAGAAGGTCAATCAATGCATCTTCGTCAGCGCCACGCCGGGCTCCTACGAGTTGGAGCAGAGCGGGGGGTTGATCATTGAACAGGTGGTGCGTCCCACAGGGCTGGTTGATCCGGCGGTCGAGGTGCGCCCGGCAGCCGACCAGGTCGATGACCTGCTCGATGAAATTCGAAAGGTCGTTGCGGGCAGCGAGCGCGTCCTGGTGACCACCCTGACCAAACGCATGGCCGAGGATCTGACCGCTTATCTGGCCGATTTGCAGGTGCGCGTGCGGTATATGCATTCGGATGTGGAAACCCTGGAGCGCATCGAGATCGTGCGGGCGTTGCGCAGCGGCGAATTCGATGTCCTGGTGGGGATCAATCTCCTGCGCGAGGGACTGGACATCCCGGAGGTGTCGCTGGTAGCGGTGCTCGATGCCGACAAAGAAGGATACCTGCGGTCGGAGCGAAGCCTCATCCAGACCTGCGGCCGGGCCGCGCGCAACATCAACGGCCGGGTCATCATGTACGCGGATACCATGACCGGGTCGATGGAACGCGCCATCAACGAAATGAGCCGGCGCCGCGAGCTCCAGAACGCGTACAACAAGAAGCACAAGATCACGCCGCGGTCCATCAAGAAGTCCATCACGCAGGTCATGGCGAGTATCTACGAACGTGACTACGTCACGGTCCCGAAGGCTGCCGAAGAACCGGAACTCTATATGCCCAGCTTCGACATTCACAAGACCATTCGCGACCTGCGCAAGAGAATGAAGTTGGCGGCCGACAACATGGAGTTTGAAAAGGCGGCCGAATTCCGCGACCGGTTGCTGGTCCTCGAAAAACGGCAAATAGAAGAGGGCCTGTAG
- a CDS encoding bifunctional (p)ppGpp synthetase/guanosine-3',5'-bis(diphosphate) 3'-pyrophosphohydrolase, which translates to MRTLFAKLLKTIRKYNPDADTDLVRRAYRFADQAHKGQMRLSGDPYISHCLAVSSNLAHLRLDTTTIVAGLLHDVLEDTKVTAEELTNQFGAEIASLVEGVSNIRALNLPATLPAELSQQQKQAENLRKMLIATARDVRVILIKLADRLHNMRTIEFLPEDRIWRICQETLDIYAPLANRLGMAHWKWELEDHAFHHLNPVMYHEMATRVAMKRREREEWLQNTVDFLEQRLAEAEVVARVIGRPKHLYSIYQKIIQQGKDFDQVMDILAVRIITQTVAGCYNALGIVHQLWPPVPGRFKDYIAVPKVNMYQSIHTTVMRENGVPLEIQIRTEEMDRTAREGIASHWRYKEGIEKSDPKLDNQLRWLRQMYEWLNEAHVPEELLDSVRRDVRATEVYVFTPKGEVKELPAGATPLDFAYMIHSDVGHQCIGARVSGRMVPLRYHLQTGDVVEILTSKNQTPHLDWLDVVVTGKARTRIRQRLREIGELEPLPEQEPLPKPVSQTPRKAPSTVRQVDDETRQKLVRVQGHKGIVVQFAKCCNPMPGHPIIGYITKSPGLTVHRAECPHFGVTKRDPERIVEAHWDGELGGVTREVGMRVTIGPRPNVLADITNAIRPMNISITRAEYRPGDNGDTFFDFVFETTQEEGAKWVAATLRTVAGVASIKQVSPAKLFHTKA; encoded by the coding sequence ATGCGCACGCTATTCGCCAAATTGCTGAAGACTATCCGGAAGTACAATCCGGATGCCGACACGGATTTGGTGCGTCGGGCGTACCGCTTTGCCGACCAGGCCCACAAGGGCCAGATGCGTTTGTCGGGGGATCCCTATATTTCGCACTGCCTTGCTGTGAGCAGCAATTTGGCGCATCTTCGTCTGGATACCACCACCATAGTGGCAGGGCTCCTGCATGATGTGCTCGAGGACACGAAGGTCACCGCGGAAGAGCTCACGAACCAGTTTGGGGCGGAGATTGCCTCGCTTGTCGAGGGAGTGAGCAACATACGGGCGCTGAATCTGCCGGCTACCCTCCCCGCGGAGCTTTCGCAGCAGCAAAAACAGGCCGAGAACCTGCGAAAGATGCTTATCGCGACGGCGAGGGACGTGCGGGTCATCTTGATAAAGCTTGCGGACCGTCTGCATAACATGCGGACCATCGAGTTTCTGCCGGAGGACCGCATTTGGCGTATCTGCCAGGAGACGCTGGATATCTATGCGCCGCTGGCGAACCGGCTTGGTATGGCGCACTGGAAGTGGGAGCTCGAGGACCACGCGTTCCACCATTTGAACCCGGTCATGTACCACGAGATGGCCACGCGTGTGGCCATGAAGCGGCGCGAGCGTGAGGAGTGGCTGCAGAACACGGTGGACTTTCTTGAACAGCGTCTCGCGGAAGCCGAGGTTGTTGCGCGGGTGATCGGCCGGCCCAAGCATCTATACAGCATTTATCAGAAGATCATCCAGCAGGGCAAGGATTTCGACCAGGTGATGGACATCCTGGCGGTGCGCATCATCACGCAGACCGTGGCGGGATGTTATAACGCGCTTGGGATAGTTCACCAGCTTTGGCCTCCCGTGCCGGGCCGTTTCAAAGACTATATCGCCGTGCCCAAAGTAAACATGTATCAATCCATCCATACGACGGTCATGCGCGAAAATGGGGTGCCCCTCGAGATCCAGATTCGGACGGAGGAGATGGATCGTACCGCGCGCGAAGGCATTGCGTCCCACTGGCGGTACAAGGAGGGCATCGAAAAAAGCGATCCCAAGCTTGACAACCAGTTGCGGTGGCTTCGCCAGATGTACGAATGGCTCAACGAGGCGCATGTCCCCGAAGAACTGCTTGACAGCGTCCGGCGCGACGTCCGCGCCACGGAAGTCTACGTATTCACTCCCAAAGGCGAGGTGAAGGAGCTGCCCGCCGGCGCCACGCCTCTGGATTTCGCATACATGATTCACTCGGATGTGGGGCACCAATGTATCGGCGCGCGCGTGAGCGGCCGCATGGTGCCGCTGCGCTACCACCTGCAAACCGGCGATGTCGTCGAGATCCTGACGTCGAAGAATCAAACGCCGCACTTAGACTGGCTGGACGTCGTGGTAACGGGGAAAGCACGCACCCGCATCCGCCAGCGCTTGCGCGAGATCGGTGAACTCGAGCCATTGCCGGAACAGGAGCCGCTGCCCAAACCTGTGTCCCAAACGCCTCGCAAGGCGCCGAGCACCGTCCGCCAGGTGGATGATGAGACGCGCCAGAAACTGGTGCGTGTGCAGGGCCACAAAGGTATCGTGGTGCAGTTCGCAAAGTGCTGTAATCCCATGCCCGGCCACCCCATCATCGGATATATCACGAAGAGTCCCGGCCTCACGGTGCACCGCGCCGAATGCCCGCACTTCGGCGTGACCAAACGGGATCCCGAGCGTATTGTCGAGGCGCATTGGGACGGCGAATTGGGAGGCGTCACGCGTGAAGTCGGGATGCGCGTCACTATCGGCCCCCGCCCCAATGTTCTGGCCGATATTACGAACGCCATACGGCCCATGAACATCAGCATTACGCGGGCCGAGTACCGTCCGGGCGACAACGGCGACACCTTTTTCGATTTTGTGTTCGAAACGACCCAGGAAGAGGGGGCGAAATGGGTCGCCGCCACGTTGAGAACGGTAGCGGGCGTGGCCAGCATCAAACAGGTTTCTCCCGCAAAGCTTTTCCATACCAAAGCGTGA
- a CDS encoding PilZ domain-containing protein, whose translation MKNGAIGDENTPDIRKNKECLINLMGQHFLSRILEVSEDRITVSFPGMDYPASGMGLELQFHDQEGFNCYRSLVVAGPSEHPGAMVIQRPKAMDRVQHRLTCRVSTDLTVQVKEQSLVRKYDASLINLSGGGALLETDAPLDFNSSVKMLISIPRDKTRTVEGRVIHVARPNASQEGEQSIVGVRFIRVEPETERAIADYVWERLRELYPGQ comes from the coding sequence ATGAAGAATGGGGCCATTGGGGACGAGAACACCCCGGATATCCGGAAGAACAAAGAGTGTCTTATCAATCTGATGGGACAGCACTTTCTGAGCCGTATCCTGGAAGTCTCCGAAGACCGCATCACTGTCTCGTTTCCAGGCATGGACTATCCCGCCTCCGGCATGGGTCTCGAGCTTCAATTCCACGATCAGGAGGGGTTCAACTGTTACCGGTCCCTGGTTGTGGCTGGACCCTCGGAGCATCCCGGCGCCATGGTCATTCAACGCCCGAAGGCCATGGACCGCGTCCAGCACCGGCTCACCTGCCGGGTATCCACTGACCTCACGGTCCAGGTGAAAGAGCAGAGTCTTGTGCGCAAATACGATGCGTCTCTAATCAATTTAAGCGGCGGCGGCGCTCTCCTGGAGACGGATGCGCCGCTCGACTTCAACAGCTCGGTCAAAATGCTTATCTCGATCCCGCGCGACAAGACCCGCACCGTCGAGGGGCGCGTGATACACGTGGCCCGTCCAAACGCGTCTCAGGAGGGCGAACAGTCCATCGTGGGCGTGCGTTTCATTCGTGTTGAACCGGAAACGGAGAGAGCAATTGCAGATTATGTCTGGGAACGCCTTCGCGAATTGTACCCGGGACAATAG
- a CDS encoding N-acetylmuramoyl-L-alanine amidase — protein MTAFVAAFLAGPGAPADVVRVPLENGVFASARNGRTLLLEYNRSTGPELKAFATRYLADPDDWKMYKAVSGAVAVPFDELNPATQRAVLLAVFKYDAVTERGWTHYVIHEDESGQETLWTLCNWLTGRGGVYKDIMAVNNLETDKLHRGQSLFFPENLLREVMRKPTGARPSPPPSLLASSPLVPAPEPVDAPLDAPSRSLAQSNGELEYGKDAAGAYAVYRLKQGEALYTDVVARFTDVDVMESAAAIILASCRVVMERSGIKDEHAIPVGTKIKIPMEMLSAQYMPEGSAAREEYQAVVREAQQLRGTVHSKDLAGVVVILDPGHGGGDHGAWTTDARFSLYEDEINYDIACRIKHILESSTQARVYMTMVDRSQAFSSTERTRFSHDTDEELLTTPRHRSLDGDKVSLNLRWYLANSIYRREIAAGTDPRKVVFSSIHCDKLHSSLRGAMVYVPGASGRRDKEAPALSLASYGKYKEVDEQNYASSTASERRRDEALSRNFAVVLMEELGKKRIKRHDRSAPIRAQIRRDGMAFVPAVLRNTMAPTKILIETANLANAVDCTRLEDPEWRQWFAEAYVNALKVHFDGG, from the coding sequence TTGACAGCCTTCGTAGCCGCCTTCCTGGCGGGACCAGGAGCCCCCGCCGATGTGGTGCGGGTGCCTCTCGAGAACGGCGTGTTTGCCTCGGCGCGCAATGGCCGAACCCTGCTCCTGGAATACAACCGAAGCACGGGGCCGGAGCTCAAGGCGTTCGCGACGCGGTATCTGGCCGACCCGGACGATTGGAAGATGTATAAGGCCGTCTCGGGGGCGGTCGCTGTTCCGTTCGACGAATTGAACCCGGCCACCCAGCGGGCCGTGCTTCTGGCCGTGTTCAAGTATGACGCCGTCACGGAGCGCGGCTGGACCCATTATGTGATTCACGAAGACGAATCGGGGCAGGAGACGCTGTGGACGCTGTGTAACTGGCTCACAGGGAGAGGCGGCGTCTACAAAGACATTATGGCGGTCAACAATCTCGAGACGGACAAGCTGCACCGGGGCCAAAGTCTCTTCTTTCCGGAGAATCTCCTGCGCGAAGTGATGAGAAAACCCACGGGGGCACGCCCCAGCCCGCCGCCTTCCCTGCTTGCGTCCTCTCCGCTGGTGCCGGCCCCGGAACCGGTGGATGCGCCGCTCGACGCGCCATCCCGCAGTCTCGCCCAAAGTAACGGGGAGCTCGAATACGGCAAGGACGCGGCGGGCGCGTACGCCGTATACCGCTTGAAACAGGGCGAGGCGCTCTACACGGACGTGGTCGCCCGTTTCACCGACGTGGATGTGATGGAATCGGCCGCGGCAATCATCCTCGCGTCATGCAGGGTCGTAATGGAACGCAGCGGCATTAAAGACGAGCACGCCATTCCCGTGGGCACCAAGATCAAGATCCCCATGGAAATGCTGTCCGCCCAGTACATGCCGGAGGGTTCGGCTGCCCGCGAAGAGTACCAGGCTGTGGTGCGTGAAGCACAACAGCTGCGCGGCACGGTGCACAGCAAGGATCTCGCGGGTGTTGTCGTCATTCTCGATCCCGGCCACGGGGGGGGCGACCACGGAGCGTGGACCACCGACGCCCGGTTCAGCCTGTACGAAGACGAGATCAACTACGACATCGCCTGTCGCATCAAGCATATTCTCGAATCCTCTACCCAGGCGCGCGTTTATATGACCATGGTGGACCGTTCGCAGGCGTTTTCGTCGACCGAGCGTACGCGGTTCTCTCACGATACGGACGAAGAGCTCCTTACCACCCCCCGCCACCGCAGCCTCGACGGAGACAAAGTCTCACTGAATCTGCGCTGGTACCTGGCCAATTCCATCTACCGCCGCGAGATCGCCGCAGGGACGGATCCCAGGAAAGTGGTGTTCTCCAGCATCCACTGCGACAAACTCCATTCGAGCCTCCGCGGCGCCATGGTTTACGTGCCCGGGGCGTCAGGCCGCCGCGACAAGGAAGCCCCCGCCCTCAGCCTGGCAAGCTACGGCAAATACAAAGAAGTCGATGAACAAAACTACGCCAGCTCGACGGCCAGCGAACGGCGACGCGACGAGGCCCTGTCACGCAATTTCGCCGTAGTCCTGATGGAGGAACTTGGCAAAAAACGCATCAAGCGCCACGACCGCAGCGCTCCTATCCGCGCGCAGATTCGCCGTGACGGCATGGCCTTCGTGCCCGCCGTGCTGCGAAACACGATGGCGCCTACGAAGATCCTCATCGAGACCGCCAATCTCGCCAATGCCGTCGACTGCACCCGCCTCGAAGACCCCGAATGGCGCCAGTGGTTTGCCGAAGCCTACGTCAATGCCCTCAAGGTCCATTTCGACGGCGGGTGA
- a CDS encoding PadR family transcriptional regulator: MDSRLLSGTLEMMILQVVSFEPSYGYHITQEVLRRSEDFFQLKEGSLYPALHKLERNGLLESYWLDTPEGRRRKYYRITAMGEKTLEQKVAEWRGFAAGVNRILGAECDGLA, encoded by the coding sequence ATGGATTCCCGCCTGTTGTCCGGCACGCTGGAGATGATGATTCTCCAGGTGGTCAGTTTCGAGCCCTCGTACGGCTACCACATCACCCAGGAGGTGTTGCGCCGTTCCGAGGACTTCTTCCAGCTGAAGGAAGGCAGTCTCTACCCCGCCCTGCACAAACTCGAACGGAACGGCTTGCTCGAATCGTATTGGCTTGATACCCCCGAAGGCCGCCGGCGCAAGTACTACCGCATCACGGCCATGGGAGAGAAGACCCTCGAGCAGAAGGTCGCGGAGTGGCGGGGATTCGCGGCGGGCGTCAACCGAATCCTGGGGGCGGAGTGCGATGGATTGGCGTGA
- a CDS encoding lysophospholipid acyltransferase family protein: MSGFLANMRAAWRIFLLVPWTCGVFSLAIIVRPFIKMASSHADVRFRSAMVRLWARVALRIGGFRLTINGEPPRHHCFTVSNHLSSIDSVVICAVIGGVFVARHDMARWPLIGFMSRHVDIIFVNRQRRTDVGDINERIADALHKGYAVHMFAESRIGDGKTVLPFKPALLEPAVQAGMPVHYATLGYRTKPNDPTPMQSVHWGPDVPFANHILGILRLRGGEASMKFGAEPVAGTDRKQLAADLWEKVQKQFVPLE; the protein is encoded by the coding sequence GTGAGCGGATTCCTGGCCAATATGCGCGCCGCGTGGCGCATCTTCCTGTTGGTGCCGTGGACATGCGGCGTGTTCTCCCTCGCCATCATCGTCCGCCCCTTCATAAAAATGGCGTCTTCCCATGCGGACGTGCGTTTCCGAAGCGCGATGGTCCGTCTCTGGGCCCGCGTGGCCTTGCGCATTGGCGGATTTCGCCTGACCATAAACGGTGAGCCCCCGCGGCATCATTGTTTCACGGTCAGCAATCATCTCAGTTCGATCGACAGCGTCGTCATATGCGCGGTCATCGGGGGCGTTTTTGTCGCGCGCCACGACATGGCCCGGTGGCCGCTTATCGGGTTCATGTCGCGGCACGTCGACATCATCTTTGTCAACCGGCAGCGGCGCACGGATGTCGGGGACATCAACGAGCGGATCGCGGATGCTTTGCACAAGGGCTATGCCGTGCATATGTTCGCCGAGAGCCGCATCGGAGACGGCAAGACCGTCCTTCCGTTCAAACCCGCTCTCCTTGAGCCCGCTGTTCAAGCCGGGATGCCGGTCCACTACGCTACGCTGGGTTACCGCACCAAACCCAACGACCCGACGCCCATGCAGTCCGTACACTGGGGTCCTGACGTTCCTTTCGCGAACCACATCCTGGGCATCTTACGGTTGCGCGGCGGCGAAGCTTCCATGAAGTTCGGCGCCGAACCGGTCGCGGGAACCGACCGCAAACAACTCGCCGCCGACCTCTGGGAAAAGGTGCAGAAGCAGTTCGTACCTCTGGAATAG
- a CDS encoding YkgJ family cysteine cluster protein encodes MPNPCLTCGACCAYFRVSFHWAECDDETSCGVPVGMTEDLGPFRRMMKGTGRIPPRCVALEGEVCVSVYCSIYARRPSICRAVKASYATGQPSEQCDKARLAYGLPPLTPGAWHEPDGEPVPTSPEPDRRRPPRAA; translated from the coding sequence GTGCCCAATCCGTGTCTGACCTGTGGGGCGTGCTGTGCCTATTTCCGGGTCTCTTTCCATTGGGCGGAGTGTGATGACGAGACATCATGCGGCGTTCCTGTGGGCATGACCGAGGATCTGGGGCCGTTTCGCCGGATGATGAAAGGAACAGGGCGAATACCGCCGCGGTGCGTCGCTCTCGAGGGGGAAGTCTGCGTATCGGTTTATTGCTCGATCTACGCGCGGCGTCCGAGCATCTGCCGGGCCGTCAAGGCGTCCTATGCAACGGGTCAGCCGAGCGAGCAGTGCGACAAAGCCCGCCTCGCGTACGGATTGCCTCCTCTCACACCCGGCGCGTGGCACGAACCTGACGGCGAGCCGGTTCCCACGAGCCCCGAACCCGACCGCCGCCGCCCACCCCGCGCCGCGTGA